CAGTTGATTAGAACCATGTGATGAACACCAGCTGCCAGAGGTATTGAATAATTTCAAAGAGACGAGTTTTGCACCTTGGTCTAATCtggttttgtttaaattttagataatgTTTTTGTGTTGAAAATGTACTATGATAAAACTAGAATGTTGGAGCTAAAAAGTCTGCAGTGGAGGCGGTTTAAGAATGTCTATCCACCCTCACACTGGTGGTGTTTGAGATGAGGTCTTGTCCTGGAGTGCGCTTATCGATTATATGCATAGCCTAATTTTTAGAGAAATACttgatctataaaaaaaattacttgaaaataaacttacaaactgatttATCTTGATATGGTAGGTGAAATTGTGAAGTTCCTTTTAGTATAAAGTAAATCTGGTGTCTCATATCGAGTTGCATTTGTTTGAAAGTTCTATTTTTAAGTATTCTTTTGTAGATGTAAtacttttctaatttttatcacGTCCAATACGGGTGATTAAGGCCATGTTTGGATAcaagaagtgtttcatctcattattaaaaaattttcatattctcatgcaaaatataataaacagttcaactttttcaaatttcaaaataataagaataacttttaatttttatctcaatttatcttatttcaacCCACTATCTAATTGGCAGCTAAGATTGTGGGGATGtgttattacaaattttttaaattggatATCATTTTAAGCATATTTGCTTATGTGAAATATTTTAAGTGACTGTGTATTAGTTAAATAGACGATTAACTTAAATATACCAtgtcaataaaaataactaaaaatcataaaatataagttaaaagGACATTTAGAAAATTAGAATAGGTTTTGATTGAGTACTGTGCCACGTAAACGagagaaatattttacttataaatagattttattaaaataaatttacaaattaactaatataatttgatataatacgataaaatataaaattattttattataaaatcataAGTGTCACGATTATGAGGAGATGTTACAAAAGTAAATAACAGATTAATATGATGATatgatagatttattttataataaaattaattttataatctaatatattatataaaataaatttatgtttaTAAAACCTTTTCCATAATAATACttgtttatataaaaaaaaaaatcaatcaacgGTCTTGTGGTTTTATGTTTTACTTTTAGATTTTGTACGgattaaaaacatattaatttatcttattttatcttatttaattattataattttttaaaaattttaaataaaaaataatttaataatttaaatattaaaataaaattaatattttaatatattttatttaattttttaattttttaattcaaatcatttaaaGTTATCTATATCCAAACCTGCCGTACATGATCCAAAGCTGTCCGGACAGCGGCATGCGGTATTGGGAAAAAAAGTCTgttcattatttattatttttatccaatatctttttagttattatttacattaaacaattaaaataaattactcattattttaatttatttgttaattatttgATGTACTTTCAGTGACCCCAATCCAGGGAACAGATAGAGATTAGATAAAACGTAAACAAAACTAGGGTTTCTGATTCTATTTCACCCCAGAATCTCACTCCTGCATCCACACTTTCCGGTTCTAACATTGGGACAGTCCACGATCGCGCTCAAACCATCCGCAATTTTCCTTATTATCTCGCACATCTCCCCAATTctattaacttttatttaattcccgTAGATTTAAAACCACCACGGATTTTCTACCTCCAATCCACACTACTCAAAGAGAAGCACTTCTTTATCATCTCACCGTGACGTGATTACTTTCTCTCTTTGGATTACAATCTCATCGACTTTCCACTTTCAATTACATAAGGAAAATAACACACACAAAGGCGGTGAGTGCTGGATCAGATTGATCATTCAGTGATTGGGAGGAATTCAAGCTATGGACTTGGACAGCGGCAGCAAGCGCGTGTTCCAGCGGCTGGGTGGGCCCGTGGACCCCAAGAACCAAAAGGTCTGCTACCATTGGCGGGCGGGAAATTGCAACCGCCGCCCATGTCCGTTCCTGCACAGGGAATTGCCACCTCCCCCTTCCAACGGCGCCCCCTCCAAGCGGACCCACGGCTTCGTCGATGACTCATCCGGCTTCTCGGGTCCCCGCTCCAGGACCAATTACACCGGGTCGACGTGGGGCCGTTCCCACGGCAGTGCGAATAGTAGAACAGTTAGGAAGCCGGAGAGAGTTTTCAATGTTTGTAAATATTGGGTTCAGGGGAATTGTGGGTACGGTGAGCGGTGTAGGTACTTGCATTCTTGGAGCTTGGGAGAAGGTTTTGCGATACTAACGCAGCTCGAGGGGCATCAAAAGGTCAAGACTTTGGATGGACTATGAGTTGTTTTGGTGATTTGTATGTTTTGGTTTCGCCTACTTTTGGGGTtttgatggttttttttttttttttttttgtattgagGGATTTCGTGTGTTAATTGTGATATTTTTTGAACAGGTTGTGAGTGGGATTGCATTGCCATCCGGGTCGAATAAGCTTTACAGTGGCAGTAAAGATGAGACTGTAAGGGTTTGGGATTGCCAGTCTGGGCAGGTTGGTGTCGATTTTTTGTTTGCTGtgatattattggttttaattttattcttaatttttttaacttattttgatGTTCTAGGAATCTGTAAaaaaaggaagtgagttttatagtttaaaatttatttttaattagctGTAAAAGCAATACAATTTCCATTGCCTCCACTTCAGCTCAAGGCAACGAGTCCACCTCAGCTTCTCAAAAGAATCTTCAAGCATCCTTGTCAGCAGAATCTTCTCGATCATCCTCTGTGTAATTCTGTTATGCAATTTTACGTTTTTTGTATTGAGGAATCTTTTCTGTTACAACCGTGTCATAGGTGACCTGGAAATGCCCGTGCACACCACCTGCTCGTCGTTGTGAGCAACTCAGTATAGGGCTCTGCTTCTCTATAAATAGCACGCTGTAAATCAATATTCATCAAGACAAATCAATATATTAGTCTTCatttctttcatggcatcagaGCTATTCCAAGACTAACATCAAAACCATGGCGGAAGAGTCTGTCTCTCCCAAAGTTTCAAATCCAAACCCACCCTCCTCTAACCCTCTTCTTCCTCATCTCTCCCATCTCGTTAATGTCAAACTCACCAATGACAACTTTCTTTTATGGCATACTCAGATGGTTCCATATCTCAAAAGCCAACAGCCTTTTGACTTTGTTAGTGGCATCAACGTTCCTCCTCCTTCCTTCCTACCTGATAAAATTCCTAACCCGGCCTAAATTGGGTGATGCCGAAGTCAGTGGTGGAATTATTAGCTAGCTGGGCGATGCCGGGAGGCGATCCACAAATCaaagctatgtggaagatggtaccgatctgtattatgtggtgcatttggcaagAGCGTAATGAACGAACTTTCGAAGATAAGGAGCAGACTATGGAGGAGATCCGTATCTTATTTTTCAGTACTTTATTCTTGTGGTCTCTAGCTATAGACTTCAATGGACAAAATGTACATGACTTTCTAGTGACTACTATAGCcacctagataggtcttatctcttgtataccatcttgtgtacttgggctatgcctattattgtTAATAAGATtgtgtttacttatcaaaaaaaaaaaattcctaacCCGGCCTTTCTGTCCTGGACCCAAATTGATGATCTTGAGCGCATTAATCTCATCCCTTTTTGATAATCTTATTGCTCAAGTTGTAGGCCATTCCACTACTTGAGAGGTTTGGGAAGCCCTTGACAAACTTTTCACTTCTCAATCTCACACCCTTATTATCCAACTCTGATATCAGCTAGCCACTATATCCAAAGGATCTAGCACTGTTTCTGAATATTTTCGGAAGGTCAAGCACCTTTCCGACACCATGAGTGCTGTTGGCTCTCCCCTGACCTCAGTTGAACTGCTTTCTTATTTGGAAaagtctagttgcaagcacacttgtgtactaatatgtgcactaatttattgtgatcggtcaaaaagtagattttattgaaaacagtgataatttaaattttaagtatgaaagaatcagtattggtacgcagattagtacgcgactttgcttgtatgtagcaaaactcttcttATTTACTTGCCAATCTTAATAGTGAGTATGATGCTTTTGTAACCTCTGTTACTGCCCGTCTTGAACCCCTCTCCACTGAAGAACTCTAGTCTCTTACTCATCCATGAAAGTTGACTCAGCCACAACAATCATCTTCCCTCGTCCTTTAATCCCTCAGCCAACATCCCCGCATCCTCTCCTAATAGGGGCCGTGGTGCTTACCGTGATAACTACTGCGGCAACTCTTGTGGACGTGGGCGAGGTCGCCACAATCCCTCTCCATCTCCTGCGTACTCCCCCAACTCTTCTTCCCAGATGCTTTCCACCCTTCCTCACTCCAAACCCACCTGTCAAGTCTGTGGCAAAGTGGGTCACATTGCCCTCAAATGTTATCATCACTTTGATCAAGCATATCAAAGTGACCCACCTCGTTCACTGACAACCAACTATACTACCTCAGCTTTAGCCCTAGATATGGCTTGGTACCCAAACACTGTAGCCACCAACCACCTTACATCTGATCTTTCTCATCTTAACCTAACCTTGGCTCCCTATGGTGGTACTAATAAGATACGTGTTGGTGATGGTTCAGCTCTTCCATTCTCCAATATTGGTGACTCTACTTTCTCCACTTCTTCTCAttcttttcttctaaaaatTTTACTGCATGTTCCTAATATCACCAAGAATTTATTTCTATTAGACAGTTTTGTTTTGACAACTCTGTCTTCTTTGAGTTTCACAGTTCATTTTTCATTGTGAAGGATTCCAAGACGGGGGACTCCTATTCTTCGTGGTCCCATGCATGATGGCCTATACTCTTTTCCGTCGTCCGAGTCTTCTTCCTCTCCTCAAGCTCTATTTGGTCAATGTACCTCTTCCTCTCAATGGCATGCACGACTTGGGCATCCTTCTCTCCAACTTTTGCAACGCATCATCAAGTCAAACTCACTTCCAGTATTCAGCAATAATGCTTCTTCTGTCTGTCCAGCTTGTCACCAAGCCAAGAGTAGTCAACTTCCCTTTTGGACCTCACATCAGCTTTCTACTAAACCACTTCAGCTTATTTACACTAATGTATGCGGCCCTGCCACTGTTCTTTCTAGAGAAGGTTTTAGATATTATGTATCCTTCCTAGATGATTTCACACGCTTTACATGGTGGTTCCCACTTGTTCAAAAATCTGATGTCATCTcagtttttattaaatttcagAAGCATGTTGAGCTCTTGTTTAatgcaaaaatcatttctattCAGAGTGATTGGGGTGGAGAATATCGCTCTCCCATACTCTACTTGAAACTTGGCATGTCTCATAGACTATCATGTCCTCATacccatcaacaaaatggggctGTGGAACGTAAACATCGGCACATTGTCGAAACGGGCCTTGCACTCATGTCCCAAGCTTCCTTACCTCAATTATTTTGGGCCGACACTTTTCACACATCCGTATATTTAATAAATCGGCTTCCTACCCCTGTTCTCAAAAATAAATCCCCTTATGAAAAATTGTTTCTCAAACTGCTTGAttataaatttctcaaagtTTTTGGTACCACATGTTGGCCACATCTGAGGCCTTACAACCATCAAAAAATGGACCTACGCTATCTTCCATGTTTATTTTTACGATACAGTGATTCTCATAAAGGGTATAGGTGCCTACATCTCCTTCTGGCGCATCTATTTCTCGCgtgatgttattttttatgagaACACGTTTCCATTCTCCACTTCTTCCTCGGCTCAAGATTCATCCCAATCCACTCTTCCATCCATATTGGGGCTTGCTCCCACATTGTTATCTCCTCACTCTCATACTTCCCTTACCCAGCTCGCATGGCCCATTGCCACACCTACCAGCTCTTCTAACTTTTCGGGAACCTATCAATCAAATAACTCTTCACAAGCCCAGCCCACTGAGCCCAATACCATATCTCGATCCTTATCCTCTTCCTTAGATTTTGACGCCTCATCTCCATTTGCTTCTTCTCTTCCCCTTGTTCCACCTTCACTCTCCACAGAATCTTCCCGTGATTCTTCTCCATTCTCTCTGATGGTAACCAAGTCTAAAACAACTTCCCTCTGTCCACGGCAGTATATTGATGGAACCATACTCTGGCCACCATCACGTGGCTATCTTACCACTACCACCTCCATCCCTAAGGAACCACACACCTACACAGAGGCTACCAAATTTGAAGAATGGCGCACTGCCATGTCTCAAGAATTCCAGGCTAGGCTTAAAACAAACTCGTGGTATCTTGTTCCTTGCTCTAATATCACTAATTTGGTGGCTTGTCGTTGGGTTTTTAGGACCAAGAGTTTGTTTGATGGTTCGGTTGAGTGTCGCAAAGCTCGTTTGGGGGCCAAGGGCTACGACCAATAGGTTGGGGTTAATTATTCAGAGACTTTCAGTCCAGTTGTCAAACCAACAACCATTCGTACAATTTTGTCTATTGTTGTTATAGAGAAATGGAACCTTCGGCAGCTTGACATATCCAATGCATTTCTGCATGGTGATCTCTACGAGCAAGTGTACATGACTCAACTGGTTGGCTTCATCAATCTAGACTTTCCCACTCGTGTATTGCGTGTTGCCTAAATAAGGCCATCtatggtcttaaacaagctCCAAGGGCATGGTTTTTCAAGCTAAGTCATCGTCTCCTTGAACTTGGTTTTACACCTTCCACTGCTGATCTATCCCTTTTTGTTTACAAGCATGACTCTGTTACATTGTTTTTCCTTGTTTATGACGATGACATAATACTTACTGGTTTCCACTCGCATGCAATCTCTTCTTTGCATCATTTTCTAAGTTTAACTTTTTCTGTTAAGGACCTTGGTCCATTACGTTTCTTACTTGGCCTTGAAATTAACTTCCTTCCCATTGGTCTTCATTTATCccagcaaaaatatatttgtgatcTTCCCAAACGTACTCACATGGATTTGGCCAAACCTGTTACCTTGCCGATGTCAACTTCCACCCATTTATCCCTCACTGATGGACCCAACTTCCATGATCCTACCCTCTTTCGAAGCACTGTTGGGAGTCTccaatatttatcatttacCAGTCCCGACATTGCATTCACTGTTAACAAGGTATGCCAGTTTATGCATGCACCCAAGCTTCCTCATTGGCAAGCTGTGAAGTGAATTCTCGGGTACCTCAAGCACTATGCCAGTCTTGGTCTCCAAATTCGGCCTTGTCCCAGTTACTCCTTGAATGCCTTTTCAGATGCCAATTGGGCTGGCTGCCCAGATGATCAGGGTTCAACGGgaggtttttgtatttttcttggttcTAACATTATCTCATGGGGATCCAAAAAGCAGAAAACTATTGCCCGTTCAAGCATTGAAGCTAAGTACAAAGCACTTGCCAACTCCATTGCCGAGCTTCTATGAATTCAGTCGCTTCTCAAAGATCTTGGGATTTCTCTCTCCAAACCTCCTACATTGTGGTGCGACAACCTTGGCGTGACATACCTTTATGCCAACCTTGTACTACAGTCCCCAACCAAGCACATGGAAATTGATTTCCATTTTGTGCGTGATCGTGTCTCGGCCAAAACTCTTGATGTTGCATTCATCTCCTCTTGTGATCAGCTTGCAGATGCTCTTACAAAGGCCCTTGCAACCTCTCAGTTTCTACATATTCAATCGAGCCTCAACATGGTGCCCATACTGGACTCGCGGGAGGGTAAAAGCAATACAATTTCCATTGCCTCCACTTCAGCTCAAGGCAATGAGTCCACCTCAGCTTCTCAAAAGAATCTTCAAGCATCCTTGTCAGCAGAATCTTCTAGATCATCCTATGTGTAATTCTGTTATGCAATTTTACGTTTTTTGTATTGAGGAATCTTTTCTGTTACAACAGTGTCATAGGTGGCCTGGAAATGCCAGTGCACACCACCTGCTCGTCGTTGTGAGCAACTCAGTACAGTGCTCTGCTTCTCTTTAAATAGCACGCTGTAAATCAATATTCATCAAGACAAATCAATCTACTAGTCTTCATTTCTTTCAAGCTGGCTTCTATTAGTGAAAGAAATTTTCACCCACTCGAAACAGCGAGGAAGATAACCTCAAAACAGTGTGGCTAAgtgtgtaatatttttaaaataactatgtGCTGGAGTTAAAATCTTACGGGgattatcaaaatcattggagAAATAAGTACTAAATGAAAGGTGTTTTGTACTTTCATttagtgcatatatatattttttgactgatcaaaaaaaatattttaaaaaagaccAAGTGCTGGAGTTAAAATCTTATGGGgattatcaaaatcattggagAATTAAGTACTAAATGAAAGTTGTTTTGTAGAGTGCAGTTGTCCAATGTCATTAATTCTGCCTGTTTGGTCTAAAATGTAGCGAAATGTGTATGGTTCTCTTGACCTTACTGTCCTTAAATACTTAAATGGTTGGCATTAGAGATGGTCTATGAAAGTAATGGTCGTCCATGTGTCTTGGATCACTTCTCTGGAATGTTATAAATGCTAAAGGAATGCTTAACTCTAACAATCGAACTTGTCTAAATTCAAAAGACTAAAGGGGAGTTGTTTCTAAAGAAGAAATGATctaagaaaagggaaaaagaagaaaaagaaatacaaaattcattttctgCCAATTGTCAATATCATTTGTTgaacacttataaaaaaaatatatcgttTGTTGAAATGATAAACCTCGTCTTCTTGCTTTCTTGAGTTGAGTTTTTTTCCTTCCCTCTCTCATACTCCAGAgacattgaaaaataaatgctaACATTATATCATAACTCATTAGTTTGCAGCCAATGAAAGAATAggcaaattaaattatattctctGGGTTTACCTTATTGTTTTGCAGTGTATGGGGGTGATTAATCTGGGTGGTGAAGTGGGTTGTATGATCAGTGAAGGTCCTTGGGTCTTTGTTGGGATGCCCAATTCTGTCATGGTAAGATGCGAGGAAAACTTTGGCttgtgtattttattataatacaaTGTTGTACTTGCTTTTTTTGGTTATAGTATAATGCTATCGATCTGTTCTGAAATATTCTACCTAATTCAGTTGGTGATATTGGTATTGCAGGCATGGAACACCGAAACTAACACTGAGCTGAGTCTTAGTGGGCCTATAGGAGAAGTTTATGCAATGGTTGTGGGCAACGGTTTGCTTTTTGCTGGTACgcaggtaatttttttttacttacgaATATTTGGTTGCATGTCATATTTCCTCTAAAAAAGTTGTCGCTGTTACATTGGGTATTTATGCATTGGTTTTTCTGAAATGGATGGAATTGTATGAACCATCAGATTGTTTTGAATATGTTATGGGGGCTCTGAATATATAAGGTATGAAAGAgttgtataaaatattgttatttttattttcaaacccatcaaagtcaaagaaaattcaaagaaattgataaaattgtaGTATTTAATTGAagatttgtataaaaattgtaaaatagttgtctatatcattttttattagtatATGATATCTACTATACATAAAATGTAGGACACAAGCTGGAGGTTTACCTGGccgttaacttcagggccccatgggattagtcgaggtgcgcaTAAGCTGGCCTGACACCcaaggatataaaaaaaaaaaaaaaaatgtaggacACAAGGCATCTTAGTTTCCCTGGAAGTCAGATTTGACAATGTTACCTGAATCTCACTAAGGGAAAAAACCATTGCATCTTTAGGGATATATGTTTCTCTCCTTGTGCCTGCGTGCATGTTTGTTTGCAGAATTAACACATTTGACTtgtatttcttataaaaaacatGTCTTAACTGGTATTGATGGAAGGTTTTCTTTGGTGCAGGATGGGTCTATATTGGCATGGAAGTTTAATGCAGCTACGAACTGTTTTGAACCGGCTGCATCACTTAAAGGTCATACCCTTGGAGTTGTTTCATTGGTAGTTGGAGCTAATAGGCTATATTCTGGTTCAGTGGACTGTACTATCAGAGTAAGTTGGTTTTGATATCATATGTCGTCTGTACATCTCATCCTTCTGGTGGAGTACTTCTAGAGGATTGATTGGAACTACAGTGATTGCATTTGGTATGTCTATttctgcttttgtttttgtttttttttttatgaaaagaacaTTGTATTCTGCCTGTTTTTCAGGTCTGGAACCTTGAAACTTTGCAGTGTATACAGACACTTAAAGAACATACTGAAGTTGTGATGTCTGTTCTTTGCTGGGAGCAGTGTCTATTATCATGTTCATTAGACAAAACAATAAAGGTCAATGTCTCTAATGCTTGTCTCATACAATATTAATGCATGTGTATGTTCATATGCGCTTGGGCTATAAActctttattccttt
The genomic region above belongs to Carya illinoinensis cultivar Pawnee chromosome 4, C.illinoinensisPawnee_v1, whole genome shotgun sequence and contains:
- the LOC122307074 gene encoding zinc finger CCCH domain-containing protein 48-like, giving the protein MDLDSGSKRVFQRLGGPVDPKNQKVCYHWRAGNCNRRPCPFLHRELPPPPSNGAPSKRTHGFVDDSSGFSGPRSRTNYTGSTWGRSHGSANSRTVRKPERVFNVCKYWVQGNCGYGERCRYLHSWSLGEGFAILTQLEGHQKVVSGIALPSGSNKLYSGSKDETVRVWDCQSGQCMGVINLGGEVGCMISEGPWVFVGMPNSVMAWNTETNTELSLSGPIGEVYAMVVGNGLLFAGTQDGSILAWKFNAATNCFEPAASLKGHTLGVVSLVVGANRLYSGSVDCTIRVWNLETLQCIQTLKEHTEVVMSVLCWEQCLLSCSLDKTIKVWVATERGNLEVTYTHNEEHGLLTLCGMHDSEAKPILLCSSKDNSVHLYDLPSFSERGKIFAKQEVRAIQMGPAGLFFTGDGAGQVKVWQWLTEPAAIAH